In one Pasteuria penetrans genomic region, the following are encoded:
- a CDS encoding adenosylhomocysteinase, translated as MRVIEKGDIVNPRLAPGGRRKMIWAREHMPVLAQLRAQCQENRPLMGYRIGCCLHLEAKTACLAELLREAGAEVYIVGCNPFSTQDDICAALAEGGITVYAHHNSSKGLYQRHCVQILETRPHLLIDNGASLTSLLHRSHRSLAGQVIGCCEETATGVTRLRALEKGKGLLFPSISINDAESKHLFDNQHGTGQAVWDNINQITNLVIAGKTVVIVGYGWCGKGVARRAQGLGARVVVCEVDPIRALEAHMEGFTILPMQEAASCGHVFVSVTGNYTTIGAEHFERMRDGVILANAGHFDVEIDEVALKRMALREERIRSQITTYTLTTGRRIHLLSRGRLVNLAGGDGHPTETMDVTYSLLVLGVLHLLENRSHLSCRVVPMPEDLDRRVAYQCLKTLGVEMDELTGMQREYLYGYNLSFIR; from the coding sequence ATGAGGGTGATAGAAAAGGGTGACATCGTAAATCCCCGGTTGGCACCGGGGGGGCGTCGCAAAATGATATGGGCCCGTGAGCATATGCCCGTGCTAGCACAGCTTCGTGCACAGTGCCAGGAAAATCGTCCCCTGATGGGGTACCGTATCGGTTGTTGTTTACATCTCGAAGCCAAAACGGCTTGTTTGGCGGAATTGCTCCGTGAAGCAGGGGCGGAGGTCTACATCGTGGGCTGCAATCCCTTTTCCACGCAGGATGATATCTGTGCTGCATTGGCAGAGGGTGGGATTACCGTTTACGCCCACCATAATTCATCCAAGGGTCTTTATCAACGACATTGTGTTCAAATCCTCGAGACACGGCCCCATTTGTTGATTGACAATGGTGCATCCCTAACAAGTCTCCTTCACCGATCCCATCGATCCCTGGCAGGACAAGTGATAGGTTGTTGCGAAGAGACAGCTACAGGTGTAACCCGTTTACGCGCTCTGGAAAAGGGGAAAGGTCTTCTTTTTCCATCAATTTCCATTAACGATGCGGAAAGTAAGCACCTATTTGATAACCAACATGGTACGGGACAGGCTGTTTGGGACAATATCAACCAAATTACGAATCTTGTCATTGCAGGTAAAACAGTGGTAATTGTAGGTTATGGTTGGTGTGGTAAGGGAGTAGCACGACGTGCGCAAGGTTTGGGAGCCAGGGTGGTCGTCTGTGAAGTGGATCCTATCCGCGCTCTGGAAGCCCACATGGAAGGTTTTACTATATTACCCATGCAGGAGGCAGCAAGTTGTGGGCACGTTTTTGTCAGCGTCACAGGAAACTATACAACCATTGGTGCAGAACATTTCGAACGGATGCGCGATGGTGTTATTTTGGCTAATGCGGGGCACTTCGATGTTGAGATTGACGAGGTTGCTCTAAAGAGGATGGCGTTGCGGGAGGAGAGGATTCGTTCGCAGATTACTACGTACACGTTGACCACAGGACGCCGCATTCATTTGCTTTCCAGGGGTCGCCTGGTTAATCTGGCAGGGGGGGACGGTCATCCCACCGAAACTATGGATGTAACCTATTCCCTGCTGGTTTTGGGTGTGCTCCACTTATTGGAAAATCGGTCTCATTTATCGTGTCGGGTGGTGCCTATGCCGGAGGATTTAGATCGGCGAGTGGCCTATCAATGTCTGAAGACCCTGGGTGTAGAGATGGACGAATTAACGGGTATGCAAAGGGAATATTTATATGGATACAACTTATCATTTATCAGGTGA
- the rsmH gene encoding 16S rRNA (cytosine(1402)-N(4))-methyltransferase RsmH, whose amino-acid sequence MREPGKWHTPVCERLLVDGLKIQPPGVYVDGTVGMGGHSLAIASRLNEQGTFIGLDRDPCAIEIARERLAGVACRVFLVQANAANLANVLSTLGQTQIDGCAFDWGISSWQLEHSGRGFSYRRAEPLDMRMDPSQALTAASIVNTWEADSLLDILRSYGEEYRWARSIVRTILKARPLNTAEELAEVIRQAVPYRSAGHPARRTFQALRIAVNEEMSSVHSALRAALGHLRFGGRLVSLAFHSLEDRIVKKFFANEARRCICPPKFPVCTCHHKPTVHILTPRPLRAPDTEIRANPRARSALLRIASRL is encoded by the coding sequence ATGAGGGAGCCAGGGAAGTGGCATACGCCGGTTTGTGAGCGTTTGCTAGTAGATGGTTTGAAAATACAGCCTCCCGGTGTTTATGTAGATGGTACCGTGGGCATGGGGGGACACAGCTTGGCTATCGCATCACGTTTGAATGAACAAGGCACGTTCATCGGATTGGATCGCGATCCCTGTGCGATTGAGATCGCAAGGGAGCGTTTGGCGGGGGTGGCTTGCCGTGTTTTTCTTGTACAGGCTAATGCTGCCAATCTTGCAAACGTCTTGTCAACCCTGGGTCAGACACAAATCGATGGTTGTGCTTTTGACTGGGGTATATCTAGTTGGCAACTAGAACATTCAGGGCGGGGTTTTTCCTATCGACGAGCGGAACCACTGGATATGCGCATGGATCCGTCCCAGGCATTGACAGCCGCCTCTATTGTCAACACGTGGGAAGCGGATTCGTTGTTGGATATCCTACGTTCCTATGGGGAGGAGTACCGTTGGGCCCGAAGTATCGTGCGTACAATTCTCAAGGCCCGTCCTCTGAACACGGCGGAGGAACTGGCAGAGGTGATACGTCAAGCAGTCCCCTATCGTTCGGCTGGTCACCCCGCTCGACGAACCTTCCAGGCGTTGCGGATCGCCGTCAATGAAGAGATGTCCTCCGTGCACAGTGCTCTACGGGCTGCCCTAGGCCATCTCCGTTTTGGGGGACGTTTGGTATCCCTCGCCTTTCACTCATTGGAGGACCGTATCGTTAAAAAATTCTTTGCCAATGAAGCACGCAGATGCATTTGCCCACCAAAATTTCCTGTTTGTACTTGCCATCATAAGCCTACTGTTCATATTCTCACCCCTCGCCCCCTCCGGGCCCCGGATACGGAGATAAGGGCTAACCCCCGTGCCCGTTCCGCCTTGCTGCGAATCGCGAGTCGTCTTTAG